The following proteins are co-located in the Silene latifolia isolate original U9 population chromosome 1, ASM4854445v1, whole genome shotgun sequence genome:
- the LOC141651145 gene encoding uncharacterized protein LOC141651145 encodes MVSLLSQEMDRVARVPVWVFFPDLDHYLWSGMVLSKIASKLSKPLFDVAATTAKSKLSFSRVLVEIDVSKELPDSVVINLPFLGQDKVVAAPRVPTIAPKPIQLEGPQVPNLANGTKQVDISPSSPEVGQVTLAAGPELGGTSTSQSVCSPLEMRNVDSSCRKLGQKSSSKVDETLMADVEMHSVCSQNQPVTIMDLGEIISHSDTNLQPELSIKFQVQESDTVDQIDHVNDSGEISEQGGHKEGSQGERVVVLRNVVSGCLRLGQISLESAPVLSGNPPVSHSDCSEVFCVYESNDAAKREELWYGLRATVTSDPWIVLGDFNVFRSPEEKLSPIPPVLQEMVAFNSCLSDCQLDDISSTGCDLTWTYKQEPHARVWSKLDRAQVNPSWLSTYPTSSPIFQEPGISDHSPILVNVSADKPITRRFSFLNSWIDHPDYIPIVQEAWKSDKPEVRVSSLDEAFLAQDSCVSEDDKVSLVHVVSNEEIKRAVFGMDSSSSPGADGFLAGFFKSTWAIIGKDFCKAVHCFFQSGNMAKQANSTLLS; translated from the exons ATGGTCTCCCTTTTATCTCAGGAAATGGACAGGGTAGCTAGGGTTCCTGTCTGGGTTTTCTTTCCTGATCTAGATCATTATTTGTGGTCTGGTATGGTGCTTAGCAAAATAGCAAGTAAACTGAGTAAGCCCCTCTTTGACGTAGCTGCTACCACAGCTAAGTCCAAACTCTCTTTTTCTAGGGTTCTTGTGGAGATAGATGTTTCCAAAGAATTACCTGATTCAGTGGTTATCAATTTACCATTCTTAGGCCAA GATAAGGTAGTGGCAGCTCCCAGGGTCCCTACCATTGCTCCCAAACCTATCCAGCTTGAGGGTCCTCAGGTTCCAAATTTGGCCAATGGAACTAAGCAGGTTGATATTTCTCCCTCTTCCCCTGAAGTGGGGCAGGTTACTCTTGCAGCTGGTCCTGAACTAGGTGGTACCTCTACTTCTCAATCAGTGTGTTCTCCCCTTGAGATGAGGAATGTAGACTCGTCATGCAGGAAGCTAGGTCAGAAATCCTCTTCCAAGGTTGATGAAACTCTAATGGCAGATGTAGAAATGCACTCAGTATGTTCTCAAAACCAGCCGGTAACCATTATGGATCTAGGGGAGATTATTTCTCATAGTGACACAAATTTGCAGCCTGAGCTCTCAATTAAGTTCCAAGTACAGGAATCAGATACTGTTGATCAGATTGATCATGTTAATGATAGTGGAGAGATTTCTGAACAAGGTGGTCACAAGGAAGGTTCTCAGGGAGAACGGGTTGTTGTTTTAAGGAATGTAGTCTCAGGATGCTTAAGGCTAGGCCAGATATCCTTAGAATCAGCACCTGTTCTATCCGGTAATCCTCCTGTCTCTCACTCAGATTGTTCAGAGGTTTT CTGTGTCTATGAGAGTAATGATGCAGCTAAAAGGGAAGAACTATGGTATGGCCTCAGAGCTACTGTCACTTCTGATCCTTGGATTGTTCTTGGAGATTTTAATGTGTTCAGGAGCCCAGAGGAAAAATTAAGTCCTATACCTCCAGTTCTGCAAGAAATGGTTGCTTTTAACTCTTGTCTTTCAGATTGTCAACTTGATGATATTAGCAGCACAGGTTGTGACTTGACTTGGACTTACAAGCAGGAGCCCCATGCAAGGGTTTGGTCAAAACTTGATAGAGCCCAAGTAAATCCTTCATGGCTTTCTACTTATCCTACCTCTTCTCCCATTTTCCAGGAGCCTGGTATTTCAGATCATTCTCCTATTTTGGTTAATGTTTCTGCTGACAAGCCTATTACTAGGAGATTTAGCTTTTTAAACAGTTGGATTGATCATCCTGATTATATCCCAATTGTTCAGGAAGCCTGGAAGTCTGATAAGCCTG AAGTTAGAGTCTCTAGTTTAGATGAAGCTTTTCTGGCTCAAGATAGCTGTGTTTCAGAAGATGATAAAGTCTCTTTGGTCCATGTTGTTTCTAATGAAGAGATTAAGAGGGCTGTGTTTGGTATGGACTCTAGCAGTAGTCCTGGAGCTGATGGTTTTTTAGCTGGGTTTTTTAAATCAACTTGGGCCATCATTGGGAAAGATTTTTGTAAAGCAGTGCACTGtttctttcagtctggcaatatGGCAAAGCAAGCTAACTCTACTCTTCTTTCTTGA